The proteins below are encoded in one region of Flavobacterium nackdongense:
- a CDS encoding leucine-rich repeat domain-containing protein — translation MKSIISIFLLVMTSQIVTCQTKTNSKTKHKEYTSIEEALKNPEKVYNLNLSNQNNVVVPKEAWAKFTNLETLSFRNDHLKEIPQEIGDLPNLKVLDLSGNDFTVLPQSLRKLNHLEELYLNEEKNLFLNPNSTALNLPLNLKILHLENDALKNLPKEIYELKKLEQLFLNDNNFIQIPKEMNSLKNLKQLDFHNNKIPQQLQQQQEALLLNQNFGFKIIF, via the coding sequence ATGAAATCAATAATATCTATTTTTCTGTTAGTTATGACTTCGCAAATTGTGACTTGTCAAACGAAAACTAATTCGAAAACCAAACATAAAGAATATACCTCGATTGAAGAAGCGCTTAAAAATCCTGAAAAGGTGTACAACTTAAATTTAAGCAACCAAAATAACGTTGTTGTTCCCAAAGAAGCTTGGGCCAAATTTACCAACTTGGAAACACTAAGTTTTAGAAACGATCATTTAAAGGAAATCCCACAGGAAATAGGTGACTTGCCGAATTTAAAAGTGTTGGATTTGAGTGGCAATGATTTTACTGTATTGCCACAGTCGTTGCGAAAATTAAACCACCTCGAAGAATTGTATTTGAATGAAGAAAAAAACTTGTTTCTTAACCCAAACAGTACAGCACTGAATCTTCCTTTGAATTTAAAAATTTTGCATTTAGAAAATGACGCATTAAAAAATCTACCCAAAGAGATTTATGAATTAAAGAAATTAGAGCAACTTTTTTTGAATGATAACAATTTTATTCAGATCCCAAAAGAAATGAACAGTTTAAAAAATCTAAAACAACTTGATTTTCACAACAATAAAATCCCACAGCAGCTGCAGCAACAACAAGAAGCTTTACTGCTAAATCAAAATTTCGGATTTAAAATAATTTTTTAA
- the rlmF gene encoding 23S rRNA (adenine(1618)-N(6))-methyltransferase RlmF, producing MKQKPIIEKPNLHPRNQHRLGYDFRELTAACPELQQFVADNKYNPEAGETIDFSNPKAVKALNKALLKANYNIQNWDIPENYLCPPIPGRVDYIHYIADLLASNNNGIIPEGENVQVLDIGIGANCIYPMLGNSVYGWSFVGTEIDEKALQNCKKIIESNPKLIDFISLQLQTESRFIFKNIITPEDRFSLTICNPPFHNSQEEATKAASRKVNNLENTRTTKPVLNFGGQNGELWCEGGELGFITQMIFESAKYPMQCLWFTTLVSKKENLSSLYKTLNKVNVVEIKTIDMAQGQKSSRILAWTFQTKTQQKIWKF from the coding sequence ATGAAACAAAAACCGATTATCGAAAAACCGAATTTACATCCCAGAAATCAACATCGATTGGGATATGATTTCAGAGAATTAACAGCTGCTTGTCCTGAACTCCAACAGTTTGTTGCCGACAATAAATACAATCCCGAAGCTGGAGAAACTATCGATTTCAGCAATCCGAAGGCAGTGAAAGCGCTCAACAAAGCCTTGCTTAAAGCCAATTACAATATTCAAAATTGGGATATTCCGGAAAATTATCTTTGTCCGCCGATTCCCGGTCGAGTGGATTACATTCATTACATCGCTGATTTGTTGGCTTCCAACAACAACGGTATCATTCCTGAAGGTGAAAACGTACAAGTCTTGGACATAGGTATTGGCGCCAATTGTATTTATCCAATGTTAGGGAATTCCGTGTACGGTTGGTCATTCGTGGGAACAGAAATCGACGAAAAAGCCCTTCAAAACTGCAAAAAAATCATTGAATCCAATCCAAAATTAATCGATTTCATCAGTTTGCAATTGCAAACCGAATCGCGTTTTATTTTCAAAAACATCATTACGCCCGAAGACCGATTTTCGCTCACCATTTGCAATCCCCCCTTTCATAACTCACAAGAAGAGGCCACAAAAGCGGCTAGTCGAAAAGTTAACAACCTCGAAAACACCCGCACAACGAAGCCTGTCTTAAATTTTGGTGGACAAAACGGCGAATTATGGTGCGAAGGCGGCGAATTGGGTTTCATCACTCAAATGATTTTCGAAAGTGCCAAATACCCAATGCAGTGTCTTTGGTTCACCACTTTGGTATCCAAAAAAGAAAACCTTTCTAGTTTATACAAAACCCTGAACAAAGTAAATGTTGTTGAAATAAAAACAATTGATATGGCTCAAGGACAAAAATCCAGCAGAATTTTGGCGTGGACATTTCAGACAAAGACGCAACAAAAAATATGGAAATTTTAA
- a CDS encoding L,D-transpeptidase family protein codes for MKKCVVLLVVITFGFTFANISCNKKTEDTREIVANNIAVTPVYNSFIPIDSAAIVSFYKSYPDLKKYQAETMALYRKHNFNQVWYDDQGIIEFGNSLYAKYLDIEKEGLKVVFPYHKSLEGIFHDDVENNLSQENAELMISNLYFFYADKVYNGLNSKVTTEIGWLLPRKQISYVNLLDSLMSPSKTTLETEKVQISQYYKLRSFLEKYKKIEKAGGWNPIDVAPDFKSFKPGDSTKAIGQIRERLFITGDLKTNSKSNVYDPELVAGVARYQLRNGFKSDNLILPKHINEMNKPIADRLKQILVNMERCRWMSPEIANSYEYILVNIPSYTLSFFRDGKLALASAVVVGKTMNKTVIFSGKMSYIVFSPYWYIPTSIIKKEVKPGMAKNPNYLAQHNMEWNNGNVRQKPGKRNSLGLVKFIFPNSNNIYLHDTPSKSLFENETRAYSHGCVRVGKPRDLAINILKEDKNWTPAKIDAAMNAGKENTYVLKKKIPVYIGYFTAWVDENGQINFFDDVYQRDDRLAKLIFSDN; via the coding sequence ATGAAAAAATGTGTTGTGTTATTGGTAGTAATAACTTTCGGATTCACCTTTGCCAATATTTCGTGTAACAAGAAAACAGAAGATACTAGAGAAATTGTTGCGAATAATATTGCTGTAACTCCAGTTTATAACAGTTTTATACCTATTGATAGTGCAGCCATTGTATCTTTTTATAAAAGCTATCCAGATTTGAAAAAGTACCAAGCGGAGACTATGGCTTTGTATCGAAAACATAATTTCAATCAGGTTTGGTATGATGATCAGGGAATTATTGAATTCGGAAATTCATTGTATGCCAAATATTTAGATATCGAAAAAGAAGGATTGAAAGTGGTTTTTCCATATCACAAAAGTTTAGAAGGGATTTTTCATGATGATGTTGAAAATAATTTGAGCCAAGAAAATGCGGAATTGATGATCAGTAATCTTTATTTTTTTTATGCCGATAAAGTGTATAATGGATTAAATTCGAAAGTGACTACGGAAATCGGATGGCTTTTGCCGAGGAAGCAAATTTCATACGTGAATTTGTTAGACTCATTGATGTCGCCGTCTAAAACGACATTGGAAACTGAAAAAGTACAAATCAGTCAGTATTATAAACTTCGAAGTTTTTTAGAAAAATATAAAAAAATAGAAAAAGCGGGAGGATGGAATCCCATCGATGTGGCTCCTGATTTTAAGTCGTTTAAACCAGGTGATAGCACCAAAGCGATAGGTCAAATTAGAGAGCGACTATTTATTACAGGCGATTTGAAAACGAATTCGAAAAGCAATGTTTATGACCCAGAATTGGTTGCCGGGGTAGCACGATACCAGCTGAGGAATGGCTTTAAATCAGACAATCTAATCTTGCCAAAACACATTAATGAAATGAACAAACCTATTGCTGATAGGTTGAAACAGATTTTGGTTAATATGGAACGATGCCGCTGGATGTCTCCAGAAATAGCCAATTCATACGAGTATATTTTGGTGAATATTCCATCCTATACGCTCTCTTTTTTTAGAGATGGAAAACTGGCTCTGGCCTCGGCAGTAGTAGTGGGAAAAACAATGAATAAAACGGTTATTTTTAGTGGCAAAATGAGTTATATCGTTTTTAGTCCCTATTGGTACATTCCTACAAGTATTATCAAAAAAGAGGTGAAACCAGGAATGGCCAAAAACCCCAATTATTTGGCACAACACAATATGGAGTGGAACAATGGCAATGTGCGACAAAAACCGGGGAAAAGAAATTCGTTGGGATTGGTAAAATTTATTTTTCCAAATTCAAATAACATTTATTTGCATGATACTCCTTCGAAAAGTTTGTTTGAAAATGAGACTAGAGCCTATAGCCACGGTTGTGTGAGGGTTGGAAAACCGAGAGATTTAGCTATAAATATTCTGAAAGAAGATAAAAATTGGACGCCGGCCAAAATTGATGCTGCGATGAATGCAGGCAAAGAAAATACCTATGTTTTAAAAAAGAAAATTCCGGTCTATATCGGTTATTTTACCGCTTGGGTTGATGAAAATGGTCAGATTAACTTTTTTGACGATGTTTACCAACGAGATGATCGATTGGCAAAACTGATTTTTAGTGACAATTAA
- a CDS encoding ATP-binding protein: MKNFRDLNTYFKLLVLIISTSVLFFLLYVALYLYTAKQENNLYKTTQKQYYKEVSSIIQLNSKTPISTIIDITFWDELEKFTKTKDKNWYETYISSQFETYGVDYLGIYDIEGQFIIKTSNSKIKSSQFIPAEAMKKLYQSKLMQFYVQIPEGVVEVFGATIHPSDDPKKIKSKPSGYFFMAKLVDKNYCKILSDFSSSEVNLHPVNAIATVDEDVLEADVKLKDYKNSGLVFLEFTRPFNLHFKNTKEILLILMLVSLINIVVYLYFARKWIYKPLKFITDFLETGNESSISSLKSEPGEFSYIGNLFEENNYQRKQLEISKEKAEESDRLKSSFLANLSHEIRTPMNAIVGFSDLLNDPNLSEEVRNEYLTIIQNCGINLVSIIEDLIEMSKIDSKQITPNIVSIDLESCIKELYETIKVTIPEGKDVDLHFVENKDGIGKNVLTDAIKLKQIIVNLISNAIKYTDKGSVTFGYQLNELNNTIVFSVKDTGLGIDKENLKVIFDRFRRIEDEFSVELSGLGLGLAISKAYVEMLGGTISVHSELKVGSVFTFTIPLQYDYSTPERNQFADPKVFEKSKGETILVAEDDNINFLLLKRILELKKYTVLRATNGEEAVELCRLNSEIHLVFMDIKMPVLNGFEAFKMIHALHPNLPVIAQTAYASADDFEKIIQAGFTAYVSKPLDKEKIFDLVDSIFHHQ, from the coding sequence ATGAAAAATTTTCGAGACCTAAATACCTATTTCAAACTACTTGTTTTAATTATAAGTACTAGTGTTTTATTCTTCTTGTTATATGTTGCTCTTTATTTATATACTGCAAAACAAGAAAATAATTTATACAAAACTACTCAAAAACAATATTATAAAGAAGTATCCTCTATCATTCAGCTTAATTCCAAAACGCCCATTTCAACTATAATCGATATCACTTTTTGGGATGAGTTAGAAAAATTTACAAAAACCAAAGACAAGAACTGGTATGAAACTTATATTTCCAGTCAATTCGAGACCTATGGCGTCGACTATCTTGGTATTTATGATATTGAGGGACAGTTTATCATAAAAACCTCGAATTCTAAAATTAAGTCCAGTCAATTTATTCCTGCGGAGGCGATGAAAAAATTGTATCAATCGAAGTTGATGCAATTTTATGTACAAATTCCTGAAGGCGTTGTTGAGGTTTTCGGCGCGACCATTCATCCATCAGACGACCCAAAGAAAATCAAGTCGAAGCCCTCAGGCTATTTTTTTATGGCAAAACTTGTAGATAAAAATTACTGTAAAATTTTGAGCGATTTTAGTAGTTCCGAGGTTAATTTGCACCCTGTAAATGCGATTGCTACAGTTGATGAAGATGTTTTGGAAGCGGATGTCAAGCTAAAAGATTATAAAAATTCTGGATTGGTCTTTTTAGAATTTACAAGACCTTTTAATCTGCATTTCAAGAATACCAAGGAAATTCTGTTGATACTGATGCTCGTGTCCTTAATAAATATAGTGGTGTATTTATATTTTGCGAGAAAATGGATTTATAAGCCCTTGAAGTTTATTACTGATTTTTTGGAAACGGGAAATGAATCTTCCATTTCTTCTTTAAAAAGTGAACCCGGCGAGTTTAGTTATATTGGTAACCTATTTGAAGAGAATAATTATCAAAGGAAACAATTGGAAATTTCAAAGGAAAAAGCAGAGGAAAGTGATAGATTAAAATCCTCCTTCTTGGCCAATTTATCACACGAAATACGTACTCCAATGAATGCCATTGTTGGTTTTAGCGATTTGTTGAATGACCCAAATTTGAGTGAGGAAGTGCGAAATGAATACCTCACTATAATTCAAAACTGTGGAATTAACTTGGTTTCGATCATCGAGGATTTAATAGAAATGTCGAAAATTGATTCGAAACAAATAACGCCGAATATTGTTTCAATAGATTTAGAGTCGTGCATCAAAGAATTATATGAAACCATAAAAGTCACTATTCCAGAAGGTAAAGATGTCGACTTGCATTTTGTTGAAAATAAGGATGGTATCGGTAAAAATGTTTTAACGGATGCGATCAAACTCAAACAAATCATCGTCAATTTGATTTCAAATGCCATAAAATATACTGACAAAGGTAGTGTGACTTTTGGCTACCAGCTCAATGAGTTGAATAATACCATTGTGTTTTCAGTAAAAGACACGGGCTTAGGTATCGACAAAGAAAATTTAAAAGTAATTTTTGATCGATTCAGGAGGATTGAAGATGAATTTTCAGTCGAATTGAGTGGTTTAGGACTTGGCCTAGCTATTTCTAAGGCTTATGTAGAAATGCTTGGGGGCACAATCAGTGTGCATTCTGAGCTAAAAGTGGGGTCCGTATTTACCTTTACAATTCCGTTGCAGTACGATTATTCTACTCCTGAGCGAAATCAGTTTGCCGATCCAAAAGTATTCGAAAAATCGAAAGGTGAAACCATTTTAGTCGCCGAAGATGATAATATTAATTTCTTGCTCCTCAAGAGAATTTTGGAATTAAAAAAATACACGGTTTTGAGGGCAACAAATGGAGAAGAGGCTGTTGAGCTATGTCGCTTGAACTCTGAAATTCATTTGGTATTTATGGATATAAAAATGCCGGTTTTAAATGGTTTTGAGGCTTTCAAGATGATCCACGCTTTACATCCAAACCTTCCAGTTATTGCCCAAACTGCCTACGCTTCGGCAGATGATTTTGAAAAAATTATACAAGCAGGTTTCACCGCTTATGTATCTAAACCTTTAGACAAAGAAAAAATATTCGATTTGGTAGATTCTATTTTTCACCATCAATAA
- a CDS encoding gamma-glutamyl-gamma-aminobutyrate hydrolase family protein, with protein sequence MTKIGITLSESNYPNYPLWIKGNDASIAIIELSYESQNLQEVAQCDAIVFSGGIDMDPGEQIEYPNAPKEFNLIRDQFEMAVLKKALEERKPILGICRGLQLINVFLEGTLHLDNGEAKNKIHKKESEDKTHPIKVEKDSIFYSMVQQEFGIVNSAHHQSIDRLGSGLKAVAETEDGVIEAIESSNPEKQFLIAVQWHPERMSDSESPFCKNILKAFLEKTKQSG encoded by the coding sequence ATGACAAAAATTGGAATTACCTTATCTGAATCGAATTATCCAAATTACCCTTTATGGATTAAAGGAAATGATGCATCTATTGCTATCATTGAACTTTCTTATGAATCGCAAAATTTACAGGAGGTCGCTCAATGTGACGCTATAGTTTTTTCGGGTGGTATCGATATGGATCCCGGCGAGCAGATCGAATATCCAAATGCGCCAAAAGAGTTCAATCTCATTCGAGATCAATTTGAAATGGCCGTTTTGAAAAAAGCATTAGAGGAAAGAAAACCCATTCTTGGCATTTGTAGAGGCTTGCAATTGATCAATGTTTTTCTGGAAGGAACTTTGCATCTAGACAATGGCGAAGCCAAAAATAAAATACATAAAAAAGAATCTGAGGATAAAACACATCCCATTAAAGTTGAAAAAGATTCGATATTTTACTCGATGGTGCAACAAGAGTTTGGGATAGTTAACAGCGCACATCATCAATCTATTGATCGTTTAGGTTCAGGCTTGAAAGCTGTCGCAGAAACAGAAGATGGTGTTATCGAAGCCATAGAATCTTCAAATCCCGAAAAACAATTTTTAATTGCTGTGCAATGGCATCCCGAAAGAATGAGCGATTCTGAAAGTCCCTTTTGCAAAAACATTCTAAAAGCATTCCTTGAAAAAACCAAACAGTCAGGTTAA
- a CDS encoding LysR family transcriptional regulator, whose product MNYTLHQLLIFLKVTETKSITKAAEELHLTQPAVSIQLKNLQNQFDIPLTEVVGRQLFVTDFGLEIAETAQKIINEVQAINYKTMSFKGILSGKLRFSVVSTGKYVMPYFLTDFLKMNSGIDLSMDVTNKAKVIASIENNEVDFALVSVLPKNVNLNSEVLLENKLHLIGNKEAIQSTTPFEKSIFAEIPLIYREEGSATRLIMEQFFDRNEIKAPMKMELTSNEAVKQAVIAGLGYSIMPLIGSNNELINDELRIIPVSGFPITSEWRIVWLENKVLSPVAQAYLNYLKNEKEQIAKKYFSWTEEF is encoded by the coding sequence ATGAACTACACCCTTCATCAATTGCTAATATTCCTCAAAGTTACTGAAACAAAAAGCATTACAAAGGCGGCTGAGGAATTACATCTGACCCAACCTGCCGTTTCTATCCAATTAAAAAATTTGCAAAATCAATTCGATATTCCTCTAACTGAAGTTGTTGGTAGGCAATTGTTCGTTACCGACTTTGGTCTCGAAATTGCAGAAACGGCCCAAAAAATAATCAACGAGGTCCAAGCCATCAATTACAAAACAATGTCATTTAAGGGAATTCTTTCAGGAAAATTAAGATTTTCTGTGGTTTCGACGGGAAAATATGTGATGCCTTATTTTCTAACTGATTTTTTGAAAATGAACTCCGGCATCGATTTAAGTATGGATGTTACCAACAAAGCAAAGGTAATCGCGAGTATAGAAAATAATGAAGTTGATTTTGCTCTGGTTTCTGTATTACCCAAAAACGTAAATTTGAATTCAGAAGTTTTGCTCGAAAACAAATTGCATTTGATTGGAAATAAAGAGGCAATTCAATCTACCACTCCGTTCGAGAAATCCATTTTTGCTGAGATACCACTCATTTACAGAGAAGAAGGATCGGCAACACGACTGATCATGGAACAATTTTTCGACCGCAACGAAATCAAGGCACCGATGAAAATGGAACTGACCTCAAACGAAGCTGTGAAACAGGCCGTCATTGCTGGGTTAGGATACTCCATCATGCCCCTAATTGGATCTAACAATGAATTAATCAATGACGAACTTCGCATTATACCGGTATCTGGTTTTCCGATTACATCCGAGTGGCGAATAGTTTGGTTAGAAAACAAAGTACTAAGCCCTGTAGCTCAAGCCTATCTCAACTATCTAAAAAATGAAAAGGAACAAATAGCAAAAAAATATTTTTCCTGGACCGAAGAATTTTAA
- a CDS encoding toxin-antitoxin system YwqK family antitoxin produces MKKKQFFAVLFYLTSICIVAQTAMNKVDENGSKNGPWKGFYSDTKNLKYEGTFEHGKEVGVFTYYDNTKTKTIVATRTFNPKDNSAYTIFYDPLKNKVSEGKVLTKVYEGEWKYYHKASKSIMTIENYSKGKLEGMRSVFYPSGKIAEEMMYKNNLKNGLYKRYTESGIIIEESNYKNNQFDGLAIFRDPDDGTIVSKGKFTDGKKTGIWQFFQQGKLVKEENMNYPQGNSKTKD; encoded by the coding sequence ATGAAGAAAAAACAATTTTTTGCAGTACTTTTTTATTTAACGAGCATTTGTATCGTGGCGCAAACAGCTATGAATAAAGTGGACGAAAATGGAAGTAAAAACGGACCTTGGAAAGGATTTTATTCCGATACCAAAAATTTAAAATACGAGGGAACTTTTGAGCATGGAAAAGAAGTAGGTGTTTTTACCTATTATGATAACACCAAAACAAAGACCATAGTTGCAACCAGAACATTCAATCCCAAAGACAATTCAGCTTACACCATTTTTTATGATCCTCTCAAAAACAAAGTAAGCGAAGGCAAAGTGCTTACTAAAGTGTATGAAGGGGAATGGAAATACTACCACAAAGCCTCAAAATCGATAATGACGATTGAAAATTACAGCAAAGGCAAATTGGAAGGTATGCGTTCTGTTTTTTATCCCAGCGGAAAAATTGCCGAGGAGATGATGTACAAAAACAACCTAAAAAACGGTCTTTACAAACGATACACTGAATCTGGAATCATCATCGAAGAATCGAATTATAAGAACAATCAATTTGACGGCCTTGCCATTTTCAGGGATCCAGATGACGGTACAATCGTGTCAAAGGGAAAGTTTACCGATGGTAAAAAAACAGGAATTTGGCAGTTTTTCCAACAGGGAAAATTAGTTAAAGAAGAGAATATGAATTATCCGCAGGGTAATTCAAAAACTAAGGACTAA
- a CDS encoding sodium-dependent bicarbonate transport family permease, with product MNTDLLMDNLTSPALLFFLLGIIAVQVKSDLEIPENTSKFISLYLLFSIGFKGGQELAHSSFTLDIIWGVVFGIAISIIIPFYSFFILKKKLGPYNAGAIAAAYGSVSAVTFVTAISFLEVQNLEFNGYMVAIMALMEAPAIIIGVILISFYKKDNALRIGGIIKHSFTNGSVLLIMGSLIIGMLASDSQAAGIKPFTTDIFKGFLVLFLLDMGMTSGRKLSAFIKNGWFTIAFALLIPLINGCLVAVLSGFVTQETGDRFIFAILAASASYIAVPAAMKIAAPKANPGLYLPMALAVTFPFNITLGFPVYFAVILST from the coding sequence ATGAATACAGATCTATTAATGGATAATCTTACAAGTCCGGCATTATTATTTTTTCTATTAGGGATTATCGCAGTTCAAGTAAAAAGCGATTTAGAAATACCGGAGAATACCTCCAAATTTATTTCACTTTATTTATTATTTTCAATTGGATTCAAAGGTGGGCAGGAATTGGCGCACAGCTCCTTTACATTAGATATTATTTGGGGAGTGGTGTTTGGAATTGCGATCTCTATTATAATCCCGTTTTATTCTTTTTTTATCCTGAAGAAAAAGTTAGGCCCATATAATGCCGGTGCAATTGCAGCTGCTTACGGATCGGTAAGTGCGGTTACTTTTGTTACTGCTATTTCTTTTTTAGAGGTTCAAAATTTGGAGTTTAATGGGTATATGGTCGCTATTATGGCTTTGATGGAAGCGCCAGCAATTATAATCGGTGTTATTTTGATTTCTTTTTATAAGAAAGACAATGCGTTAAGGATAGGAGGTATTATAAAACATTCGTTCACCAACGGAAGCGTTCTTTTGATAATGGGAAGTTTGATAATAGGTATGCTTGCCAGCGACAGCCAAGCAGCTGGTATAAAGCCCTTTACAACGGATATATTCAAAGGGTTCTTAGTGCTCTTTTTGCTTGATATGGGTATGACTAGCGGTCGGAAATTATCAGCCTTCATCAAAAATGGATGGTTCACAATCGCGTTTGCATTACTTATTCCTTTAATCAACGGTTGTCTGGTGGCCGTATTAAGTGGATTTGTAACGCAGGAAACAGGAGATCGTTTTATATTTGCTATTCTGGCGGCTAGTGCTTCCTATATTGCGGTGCCGGCCGCGATGAAAATTGCAGCACCAAAGGCAAATCCGGGTTTATATTTGCCAATGGCTCTCGCGGTAACCTTTCCGTTCAACATCACCTTGGGATTTCCAGTGTATTTTGCAGTAATTCTGTCGACTTAG
- a CDS encoding fasciclin domain-containing protein — protein sequence MKNLLKFKVIIALVALTSFTISCDNDDDEVMADNTITGLAKSNANLSILVQALTRAELAATLQGVGPYTVFAPTDAAFVAYLKTTPYATLNDVPKDVLKQILLNHVVSGKVKSTDLTTGYVKTLATSATSGTNTMSMYVDLRSGVKLNGTAMVTTADVMASNGVIHVVDKVIGLPTVVTHATANPNFTSLVGALTGAGQPNFVSILSGVGPFTVFAPTNDAFTALNTELAPGGIAGVSTANLTKVLQYHVANGNVLAGSLTEGQMVSTLQMPQKFTILLAGGAKIRDVNNRISNITATDVQCSNGVIHVVSRVLLPTF from the coding sequence ATGAAAAATTTATTGAAATTTAAAGTTATCATTGCACTAGTTGCACTAACCTCTTTCACAATCTCTTGTGATAATGACGACGATGAAGTTATGGCAGACAACACCATTACTGGTCTTGCAAAGTCTAATGCGAATTTGTCTATTTTAGTTCAAGCTTTAACTAGAGCTGAATTAGCTGCAACCCTACAAGGTGTAGGACCGTACACTGTTTTTGCTCCTACAGATGCCGCTTTCGTGGCTTACTTGAAAACAACTCCTTATGCTACATTGAACGATGTACCTAAAGATGTGTTGAAACAAATTTTATTGAATCACGTAGTTAGTGGAAAAGTAAAATCTACCGATTTAACTACTGGTTATGTAAAAACTCTAGCTACCAGTGCTACTTCTGGAACCAATACAATGAGCATGTACGTTGATTTACGTTCTGGTGTGAAATTGAACGGAACCGCGATGGTTACCACTGCCGATGTTATGGCTTCAAACGGAGTGATTCATGTTGTAGACAAAGTAATTGGTTTGCCAACTGTCGTAACTCACGCTACGGCTAACCCTAATTTTACTTCATTAGTAGGCGCTTTGACAGGTGCTGGACAACCTAATTTTGTAAGCATTTTGTCTGGTGTAGGTCCATTTACCGTTTTTGCTCCAACTAACGATGCTTTTACTGCTCTAAATACTGAATTAGCGCCAGGGGGAATCGCTGGTGTTTCTACAGCTAATTTGACAAAAGTTTTACAATATCACGTTGCCAACGGGAATGTTTTAGCTGGTAGCTTGACTGAAGGACAGATGGTTAGCACATTGCAAATGCCACAAAAATTCACTATACTCCTTGCTGGTGGGGCAAAGATCAGAGATGTTAATAATAGAATTTCAAACATTACTGCTACCGATGTACAATGTTCTAATGGTGTAATACACGTAGTAAGCAGAGTTTTATTACCAACATTTTAA
- a CDS encoding L-threonylcarbamoyladenylate synthase, giving the protein MIKTISKAATLLQDGEVVAIPTETVYGLAANAFNDEAVAQIFQIKNRPLFNPLIVHIKSIEYLDVVATNIPPIAYQLAHTFWPGPLTLVLEKKSNVSTMVTSGKNTLGVRMPSHPVALALLKQLDFPLAAPSANPFGYISPTTSEHVRSQLGDKIPYILEGGSCERGIESTIVGFDGNKPILYRVGAISNEEIESCIGKLTVINTASANPEAPGMINKHYSPRTKFVVSEQIAEVVLENVNRNVGFLFFKNENFSLPSSRYIELSDTKNLVEAASNLYAAMHRLDQMNLDVIYAEKFPDKGLGITINDRLHRAQEENFEMNITL; this is encoded by the coding sequence ATGATTAAGACAATTTCAAAAGCAGCCACATTACTCCAAGACGGTGAGGTAGTTGCTATTCCAACCGAAACCGTATACGGGTTGGCAGCCAATGCCTTTAATGATGAAGCCGTCGCTCAAATTTTTCAAATTAAAAATAGACCTTTATTCAATCCTTTGATTGTACATATAAAATCCATTGAATATTTAGATGTCGTTGCCACAAATATTCCTCCTATTGCTTACCAACTCGCCCATACATTTTGGCCAGGACCACTGACATTAGTTTTAGAAAAAAAATCAAATGTGTCTACTATGGTCACAAGCGGAAAGAACACCCTTGGCGTACGAATGCCATCACATCCTGTTGCCCTAGCCTTGCTAAAACAGCTGGATTTTCCCCTCGCCGCTCCCAGTGCCAATCCGTTTGGTTATATCAGTCCGACGACCTCGGAGCACGTCAGATCTCAATTAGGCGATAAAATTCCCTACATACTTGAGGGTGGCAGTTGCGAGCGAGGAATTGAATCGACAATTGTGGGTTTTGACGGTAACAAACCCATTTTGTATCGAGTAGGGGCTATATCGAATGAGGAAATTGAAAGTTGTATTGGAAAACTAACGGTCATAAATACAGCTTCCGCCAATCCTGAGGCTCCGGGAATGATCAATAAGCACTATTCTCCTAGAACCAAGTTTGTGGTTTCGGAGCAAATCGCCGAAGTGGTTTTAGAAAATGTGAATCGGAACGTTGGTTTCTTATTTTTCAAAAATGAGAATTTTTCTTTACCTTCTAGCCGGTATATTGAATTATCTGATACCAAAAATTTGGTAGAAGCAGCGAGTAATTTATATGCTGCAATGCATCGATTGGATCAGATGAACTTGGATGTTATTTATGCTGAAAAATTTCCTGATAAAGGACTGGGAATAACAATAAATGATAGATTACATCGAGCGCAAGAAGAAAACTTTGAAATGAATATTACATTATAA